From a single Micromonas commoda chromosome 5, complete sequence genomic region:
- a CDS encoding predicted protein has product MAAADDANVPTPAASEKTPDAATAPAARARSWAEIASAKDETHRTGPDARAPSATIPEATDRASHPPLAVRSGSASNSSLAPPPTPAGLEVVSVSADTVALRWTPGRRGDAPADPSCPTSERNRGAPAAGDENGASESASVDDDEPDDADYRYEVQTSGDGRPGTFVTIAPNVRTCAFVATGLRRGSHHLFRVRAVVLPAEDETEEQALLFSEYTSPSLAVKTEDGPPDAPPSAPALVGRATSTTMTVSWHPPAHNGGCRLTRYVIRCWPKTTHVPSDAAPKPEESQVPVWDGCVLTLTGLEPATAYAVTVSAKNLVGTSAPSEVFVGFTEPATAPAPPARGKSQKTQKSQKAPELGSEIVPFDLTPPARPGECVATSTTSSEIRLEWAPRAGDDGREREFLVEWRDVGPASGRIREFPVDPSGGEWSVASSPARRRRRTRARLPFGGASMTPSSMTPSAMTPSAMTPSRPGSSSSSSSLVAGEEMDCGASSLAGSAPATLYSAAGSSSSSSSAWSDRSSSVDDSADSDRSDQMFGSFKRVFVPENGQKEGAVTLEGLRPNRAIQCRIVAVDALTRRESKPGPTTVACTDVAPPPAPAAVTWTNITDQSRDGAPCLAVTWRLPVGCFASDDPASAPTAHVLEMAAASPRGGVRPASAAAAGKRKGRGGKGGKGNLRTGAESSNVVVPPGVSEDAWTVVYEGEAPRALLRDPPCAPGDAVVFRVRCANAAGFGESSMLVRYDAPPSPPGAVDAPDVVACSPDAVKLRWRAPTNANGSVVVAYRAQMRTVLEEGGSGEEGMGTFGEWVDVGDGKATRGRARCDLRVAGLRPATTYQFRVAAVCADGVLGAFGGSTTAHTPRAPPRAPKPPVVCAVTGTSVTVSFSAADGGRGTTTRDGGEMTADSSSSSSDDDEGEDARWRQRTVEYRLEVAGGGFVGSDGGGEYDEDGSKGFACAYRCGKMRERMHRIDGLVPGSRVRIRVRAVGDEGGTSVGESTAARTVPASPKKSGGTSVRQSDLGGDGARARATRAAARAAAASRPVIAARTPAVTRLASSPPRGSLSRRGVQLRRKFRRQTLTAYATACVATAYLALTMYYSWSHLLERPARDGIVHCWREISSHRHNGPGSVAMAAHQATRVVPWRDWDEWERVRVGLCGADPAARDVALARVDAWRTRGNVPHAVEVTAQLMECRKHDVGVPGSPGPHLSDTMLQLTYAMCLVRMVNGAVDPSQNGKYAAPVMTLAKKIGIPVVLVDIRMEASHQELPSLALLRHGSERALQWLFERYWRAQRNVLDAVRDGACECVAELVTAEAARREKAELVDAVAAANRGKGKTKRRRGTSSGAGRGGKGGGGGGDDDDDDDDNDDDDDDDNDDAFVGVNDARDFDGDFDQSEVPNAAASSSPKATPSQPKKRKDTPATRRRDALNRLANVVHKDDTKTVVEALLVMGAAVARAESKPPEPDEVERTTMEDWKATAVRLKKRWEYVHEDLVLRAVDRALEERPKDLEGSGKDLEKSTKKDDASRVVAARDVEIVAKAAVEVFAQHTLEMGPEKRPEWSAVLFGPGNVGDGGVTGDAGPKTRQKALTWHLLRKTMSLPDPTRGQTELGEALLAAVGGGRKFSARAGALLSGERLPSSDKKGKDKGRGGRGNGGEKKGTDKEQPGGGGGGGGRRKEPVRAGPWTLVEDWTPCALGDIPAHLRDVDPSSPEYRPMVFGSSSAPPRPNPADDDDDAIDTKEEIAAEFPLPDPYRPRDGSSHDATVRVPDDPPMGSVTAVAELLWGAWPKPRPTVGFGEAVPGVDYSVGAPFVDPTRRMMSLHEGQADTPYVRDAGVIGREEISSGHKPLKNPPKDGSHLRPGFVRRPGRSVGVGAGGGEELERAIEDGMNFGFVNLDDDEVTEELEGYEASGAAEEVDMQTADDEEMEEEEEEEEEEEEEEEEDGDGGGDGAGGGDDDDGDRGGDGMAVSIGGVRVVLSAEDRDAVASNVECLM; this is encoded by the exons atggccgccgccgacgacgcgaacgttccgacaccggcggcgtccgagaAGACGCCCGatgccgcgacggcgccggccgcccgcgcgcgctcctgggCGGagatcgcctccgccaagGACGAGACCCATCGGACGGGTCCCGACGCTCGGGCTCCCTCGGCCACGATccccgaggcgacggaccgcgcgtcccacccgccgctcgccgtaCGCTCGGGGTCCGCCTCGAACTCCtcgctcgccccgccgccgacgcccgcgggccTCGAGGTCGTGTCCGTGAGCGCCGATACCGTCGCCCTGCGATGGAcgccggggcgacgcggcgacgcgcccgccgacccCTCGTGTCCAACATCCGAACGCAaccgcggcgcacccgcggcgggcgacgaaaACGGCGCATCCGAATCTGCATctgtcgacgacgacgagcccgacgacgcggattACCGCTACGAGGTGCagacgagcggcgacgggcggcccGGTACCTTCGTCACCATCGCCCCGAACGTTCGAACGTgcgccttcgtcgcgacggggctCCGACGCGGCAGTCACCACCTCTTTcgagtccgcgccgtcgttctcCCAGCGGAGGACGAGACTGAAGAGCAAGCGCTCCTCTTCTCCGAGTAcacgtccccgtcgctcgcggtcaAAACCGAGGACGGaccgccggacgcgccccCCAGCGCCCCCGCGTTGGTTggccgcgcgacgtcgacgacgatgacggtgtCGTGGCACCCGCCGGCGCACAACGGCGGGTGCAGGCTCACGCGATACGTCATCCGGTGTTGGCCAAAAACGACTCACGTACCGAGTGACGCGGCGCCAAAGCCGGAGGAGTCCCAGGTTCCGGTGTGGGACGGTTGCGTCTTGACGCTGACGGGGTTGgaacccgcgacggcgtacgCCGTGACGGTGAGCGCCAAGAACCTGGTggggacgtcggcgccctcggagGTTTTCGTCGGGTTCACCgaaccggcgacggcgcccgctcCACCCGCGAGGGGAAAATCCCAAAAAACCCAAAAATCCCAAAAGGCTCCCGAGCTCGGCTCCGAGATCGTCCCGTTCGATCTcaccccccccgcgcgcccgggcgaGTGCGTCGCCACGTCCACCACGTCCTCGGAGATTCGCCTGGAgtgggcgccgagggccggggacgacgggcgcgaacgcgagttTTTGGTGGAgtggcgcgacgtcggcccCGCTTCCGGCCGCATCCGGGAGTTTCCGGTCGATCCTTCCGGGGGCGAGTGGTCGGTcgcctcgtcccccgcgcgccgccgacgaaggacgcgcgcgcggctcccTTTCGGAGGCGCGTCGATgaccccgtcgtcgatgaccccgtcggcgatgaccccgtcggcgatgaccccgtcgcgacccggatcctcgtcgtcctcgtcgtccctcgtcgcgggcgaggagatgGACTGCGGGGCGAGCTCgctcgccgggtccgcgcccgccacgctctactccgccgccggctcgtcgtcgtcgtcgtcgtcggcgtggtcGGACCGATCCAGCTCGGTCGACGACTCGGCGGACTCGGACCGATCCGATCAAATGTTTGGTTCGTTCAAACGCGTCTTCGTCCCCGAAAACGGCCAGAAGGAAGGCGCCGTAACGCTCGAGGGACTGCGACCTAACCGCGCGATCCAGTGCcggatcgtcgccgtcgacgcactGACGCGTCGGGAATCGAAACCCGGACCAACGACGGTGGCGTgcaccgacgtcgcgccgccccccgcgcccgcggcggtgacgtggacGAATATCACGGACCAATCACGTGACGGCGCCCCGTGTTTGGCGGTGACGTGGCGGCTTCCGGTCGGGTgcttcgcgagcgacgacccggcctcggcgcccaccgcgcacgtcctggagatggcggcggcgtcaccgcgcggcggggttcgtcccgcgtccgccgccgccgcgggcaagaGGAAGGGTAGAGGCGGAAAAGGCGGAAAGGGCAATCTTCGAACGGGGGCTGAATCTtccaacgtcgtcgtccctcccgGCGTGAGTGAGGACGCGTGGACCGTCgtgtacgagggcgaggcgccgcgcgccctccttcgCGACCCACCGTGcgccccgggcgacgccgtcgtgttCCGCGTCCGgtgcgccaacgccgcgggatTTGGCGAGTCTTCGATGCTCGTCCGCTACGACGCCCCGCCATCGCCCCCgggggcggtggacgcgccggacgtCGTGGCGTGTtcgcccgacgcggtgaAGCTTCGATGGCGCGCCCCAACGAACGCCAacggctccgtcgtcgtcgcgtacCGCGCGCAGATGAGGACGGTTTTGGAAGAAGGGGGAAGCGGCGAAGAGGGGATGGGTACGTTTGGTGAAtgggtcgacgtcggcgatgggAAGGCGACTCGCGGAAGGGCCCGGTGCgacctgcgcgtcgccggtctgcgccccgcgacgacgtaccAGTtccgggtcgccgccgtgtgcgccgacggcgtcctcggcgcgttcggcgggtcgacgacggcgcacacgccgagggcgccgccgcgggcgcccaaGCCACCCGTCGTCTGCGCTGTCACCGGCACCTCCGTCACCGTGtccttcagcgccgccgatggagggcgagggacgacgacgcgagacgGTGGCGAGATGACGGCtgactcctcctcctcctcctccgacgacgacgaaggggaGGATGCCCGATGGCGACAACGAACCGTGGAGTATCGATTGGAGgtggccggcggcggcttcgtcggctctgacggcggcggtgaatacgacgaggacggttCCAAAGGTTTCGCGTGCGCGTACCGGTGCGGGAAGATGCGGGAGCGGATGCACCGCATCGACGGGTTGGTCCCGGGTTCGAGAGTCCGCATCCGCGTGCGGGCGGTCGGGGACGAGGGGGGAACGAGCGTGGGAgagtcgacggcggcgagaaccgTGCCCGCGTCGCCAAAAAAGTCGGGGGGGACGAGTGTCCGACAGAGTgaccttggcggcgacggggcgagggcgagggcgacgcgggcggcggccagggcggcggcggcgtccagaCCGGTCATCGCGGCACGCACGCCGGCGGTGACAcggctggcgtcgtcgccgccgcgtgggtcGTTGAGCCGGCGGGGGGTTCAACTTCGGCGAAAGTTTCGCCGACAAACTTTGACGGCGTACGccaccgcgtgcgtcgccacgGCGTACTTGGCGCTGACGATGTACTACAGCTGGAGCCA TCTGCTCGAACGGCCTGCGCGCGACGGAATCGTCCACTGCTGGCGCGAAATCTCATCTCATCGTCACAACGGACCCGGAAGCGTCGCCATGGCCGCGCATCAGGCGACCCGCGTGGTCCCGTGGAGGGACTGGGACGAATgggagcgcgtccgcgtcgggttGTGCGGCGCagacccggcggcgcgcgacgtcgccctggcccgcgtcgacgcgtggcgAACGAGGGGCAACGTGCCCCACGCCGTGGAGGTCACCGCGCAGCTGATGGAGTGCCGCAAacacgacgtcggcgtgccCGGCTCGCCCGGGCCGCACCTCTCGGATACCATGCTCCAGCTCACCTACGCCATG TGCCTGGTGCGCATGGTcaacggcgcggtggacccgAGCCAGAACGGCAAGTACGCCGCCCCGGTCATGACCCTCGCCAAGAAGATCGGCAtacccgtcgtcctcgtagACATCAGGATGGAGGCGTCGCACCAGGAGTTAccctcgctcgcgctgctgcgGCACGgctccgagcgcgcgctgcagTGGCTCTTCGAGAGGTACTGGCGGGCGCAGAGGAACGTgctggacgcggtgcgcgacggcgcgtgcgagtgcgtcgcggagctcgtcaccgcggaggcggcgaggcgagaaAAGGCGGAACtggtggacgccgtcgcggcggcgaacaggGGCAAGGGGAAGACGAAGCGGCGCAGGGGAAcatcgagcggcgcgggaagAGGCgggaagggcggcggcggcggcggcgacgatgacgacgacgatgacgacaacgatgacgacgacgacgacgacaacgacgacgcgttcgtcggagtgaacgacgcccgcgacttTGACGGCGACTTTGACCAATCAGAGGtcccgaacgccgcggcgtcgtcttcgcccaAGGCGACGCCCAGCCAGCCGAAGAAGCGCAAGGacacgcccgcgacgcgccgccgcgacgccctcaaCCGCCTCGCCAACGTGGTGCACAAGGACGACACCAAAACGGTGGTCGAGGCGCTTCTCGTGATGGGCGCGGCTGTGGCCAGGGCGGAGTCGAAGCCGCCGGAGCCCGACGAGGTCGAGAGGACCACCATGGAGGACTGGAAGGCGACCGCGGTTCGGCTGAAGAAGCGGTGGGAGTACGTGCACGAGGACCTCGTGCTCCGGGCGGTGGACCGGGCTCTGGAGGAGAGACCAAAGGATCTGGAAGGATCTGGAAAGGATCTGGAAAAATCGACAAAAAAAgacgacgcgtcccgcgtagtcgccgcgcgagatgtcgagatcgtcgccaaagccgcggtCGAGGTGTTCGCCCAACACACGCTCGAGATGGGCCCCGAGAAGCGACCGGAGTGGTCCGCGGTGTTGTTCGGTCCGGGtaacgtcggcgacggcggcgttaCGGGGGACGCTGGTCCCAAGACTCGACAAAAAGCGCTGACGTGGCACTTACTCCGCAAGACCATGTCGCTCCCGGACCCCACCAGAGGTCAGACGGAGCTCGGGGAGGCGCTGTTGGCCGCGGTTGGGGGCGGGAGGAAGTTCAGCGCGAGGGCCGGCGCGCTGCTCTCGGGTGAGAGACTTCCCTCGTCGGACAAGAAGGGGAAGGACAAGggaagaggaggacgaggaaacGGGGGGGAAAAGAAGGGAACCGACAAGGAacagcccggcggcggcggcggcggcggcggccggcgcAAGGAgcccgtgcgcgcgggtccgtggACGCTGGTCGAGGACTGGACCCCgtgcgccctcggcgacatTCCCGCGCACCTGCGCGACGTGGATCCGAGCTCGCCGGAGTACCGGCCGATGGTTTTCGGCTcttcatcggcgccgccccgacccaACCCggcagacgacgacgacgacgcgatcgacacgaaggaggagatcgcggcggagtTTCCCCTACCTGATCCGTATCGACCGCGCGACGGTTCATCACacgacgcgacggttcgCGTTCCGGACGATCCGCCGATGGGAtcggtcaccgccgtcgccgagctgctCTGGGGCGCGTGGCCCAAGCCGAGGCCGACGGTGGGCTTTGGAGAGGCGGTGCCCGGGGTGGACTacagcgtcggcgcgccaTTCGTGGACCCAACGCGGCGCATGATGTCGCTGCACGAGGGCCAGGCGGACACGCCgtacgtccgcgacgccggagtCATCGGCCGCGAGGAGATTTCATCCGGACACAAGCCGCTCAAGAACCCGCCCAAGGATGGTTCGCACCTGCGGCCCGGGTTCGTGAGACGGCCGGGTCGGAGCGTcggggtgggcgcggggggcggggaggagTTGGAACGGGCGATCGAGGACGGCATGAACTTTGGGTTCGTGaacctggacgacgacgaggtcacGGAGGAGCTGGAGGGGTACGAGGCTTCGggagcggcggaggaggttgACATGCaaaccgccgacgacgaagagatggaggaggaggaggaggaagaggaagaagaagaagaagaagaggaggaggatggggatggcggcggggacggtgcCGGTGgaggggacgacgacgatggcgaccgGGGTGGGGACGGGATGGCCGTGAGCATCGGCGGGGTGCGGGTGGTGCTGTCCGCTGAGGACAGGGACGCCGTCGCTTCAAACGTGGAGTGTCTCATGTAA
- a CDS encoding predicted protein gives MARRYLLSQQSLPIVVTYSASTYRARLKLQDDAVATSILGWLCAQVPEVFETHVMPHLTDRDLRSLAFLGGEPRRVIRGSSRAAPALSRWLIPRCLIPRIRPTGCAVVEKDHMRQVLDRFVGFDPDGDAYCRRCRLNGQKRHGKTILKTLLAQHDHAERVAFSPTAGPTSTSSEHRNAHAKMFYAIDAVLRFATSSEARVATCAGGLLSEAASVSSPARAAEEAKEAEDAEAALPMALASFASSGRASPATTNTPAAAIAPLAATEPSRIKTAWSIPGCLMLLMPCCASRLK, from the coding sequence ATGGCCCGTCGTTACCTACTCAGCCAGCAGTCGTTACCTATCGTCGTTACCTACTCAGCCAGCACATATCGAGCGCGACTTAAGCTGCAGGACGATGCAGTCGCCACTTCGATACTCGGTTGGCTCTGTGCGCAGGTTCCCGAGGTGTTCGAGACCCACGTGATGCCGCACCTCACGGACAGAGACTTACGCAGTCTGGCGTTCCTCGGTGGTGAACCTCGACGTGTGATACGGGGCTcatctcgcgccgcgcctgcCTTATCGCGTTGGCTTATCCCTCGTTGCCTTATCCCTCGGATACGGCCCACGGGATGCGCGGTAGTAGAAAAGGACCACATGCGTCAAGTGCTGGACAGGTTCGTCGGGTTTGACCCAGATGGCGACGCTTACTGCAGGAGGTGTCGCTTGAATGGGCAAAAAAGACACGGCAAGACGATTTTAAAGACACTGCTAGCACAGCACGACCACGCCGAAAGAGTTGCGTTTTCCCCAACTGCGGGCCCAACTTCGACTTCCAGTGAACACCGCAACGCCCATGCAAAGATGTTTTATGCTATCGATGCCGTGCTGCGCTTCGCGACCAGCTCGGAAGCTCGGGTTGCTACATGCGCGGGCGGTCTCCTcagcgaggcggcgtccgttTCTtctccggcgagggcggcagAAGAAGCAAAAGAAGCAGAAGACGCAGAAGCAGCATTGCCCATGGCGCTCGCTTCTTTTGCTTCTTCGGGCCGCGcctctccggcgacgacgaacacgcccgcggcggcgatcgcacCTTTGGCGGCGACCGAGCCCTCGCGGATAAAGACTGCATGGTCCATTCCAGGATGTTTGATGCTATTGATGCCGTGCTGCGCTTCGCGACTGAAATAA